AGCACTGCCCTCATCCCCTGTGATTCCTCCCACCTGACTAAGGATCTGTCCATCCCTCTGGTCAACCAGTGGCCCTCCATACGAGGCTACAACAACCAGGGGGACGTCAAGCTCTTCCGCAGGTATATCtactgaatgagtgtgtgtgtatatgtgcatgtgtgtgattttgtgatactgtacattttaaagctgcaatatgtaactttttgggcgaccccaAACAAATTCACAAAGAAATGGGTGATATAGacatgtcattctcattgaaaggaaGTATAAGAAGTgtatatctgttctatgtgtggtatttctatgcttcccgttcttaagtttaatttttgcatcttttactttcggttttgtacagcGTCTTCAAACAGCTGGTTTTGTACAGCGTCTTCAAACAGCTGGTTTTAgtcatggaaaatatatttcacagcggtttagatggtacaatgattctctacactatacttgttttgtcacataaactaaaattaggcaaactattataaTTTTAGCAAACAGGAAATTTCGAAGCGATTTCTACACAGATGTTATTGTAACCGTATTTCATGATGTCACTCATCTCATCCCTTCAGGAGAAGCTTCCACAGTTTGGAGCAGCTCTCAGCTGACTTCAGTCTGAACTCTGATTCCCAGAAGACCGATGGGCAACAGAACGGAGATACAGGTTGGTGCTCAACAGATAAATGTACATTATACAAATGCACAGCAATGCATACTGATGCTGCAGAAATATGTGAACCAGTCATCCACTGTCATACATGCATCAACACAAAACCACACAGAAACAGAAACCCACTTAGAAGAATGCATCCACATGTCCTCACAAGCGCACACATACAAAGTCATGTTTGAACAGTGTCTATGGTGTATTTTGTGTGGGTGTTTAAGTTATGCTGATAGACAAAGTGTGCTTTAGGGACAGAGTTTTATTGTGTTTTGTCTATTCTCTCCTCTGTAGGAAAAGACTACACCCCTTCTATGCGGGGTCTCTGTGGctctctggcctctctccccAGCTGCAAGTCCATGTCTAGCCTCAAGTCCAGTGAGTGTCTGGTCAACATCAGCATGGAACCCAGCCCTGCACTCTCCCCCAGCTAGGGGGCGCCATGCCAACAGAGCTCTGTCTGCCCAGCGCAAAgccaacaaccaaccaaccccaACCGCCTGCCTCAACCTGGAGACACTCAATAGATCATGAACATCTACCTACCTACTGTCACTATTAACACAGTTACCAACAAAACCCTTTTTCAACCAAACCCTTCTCCACTCAACCCACTGCTTCATGTCTGCAAAGATTAGAGGGGGAAAAGCTCTTCAATATTTCTGGATTTTTGTGTCGATTAAATTAAAGTTATAATGAAACTAAAAGGATCCTAGTTCGTCTGTGCCCCTCCTCACCCACACCCTCTCTCATATCCTCACACTGTCCATCCTGTTCTTtcactgttgtgtgtgtgaatTCCTATGTCAAAATGTTGGCCTGTATTTAATGCCTTTTGGACATATCTAACTAGCGTAATTCAAAGCTACAAAACTATCCAAAAGcatatttatttatctatttaaattctcctctcctctagacctCCTTATCCAACTCTTTCTCTGCACCTGACACATCTGGTCATTGTACTGTCTGTCCCAGCCCTGCCTCAGCCTATACTATCCTCTTGCCTGCCTGTCAAAATGACAGACAAACTGGAATGACGCACTTGCGATTAAGTCAGAACACTTGGAGGAGAAGGCTGAACTGAATTCTAACAAAAACATCAGCTATTCTTAGGTGTTTGAGTGGCTGCAGGTTGAGTGTTGCTAACATAGTGGCTAGATGTGTATTTGATGCATGTGGCTGAATGATATTGGCATTGTTCCTCCATTGTACTGGGTTTTGGATGGCCTGAATCTCCAAATCATTGACCTGCTTGAGTAATCAGACATTactgtttcagtatgtgttcaTGTGTGCAGCAATTGGTTACGTCTGTCTATCAACAGTTTTGTTGTCACGTTGCTTTTTATATTTTGTTGATGAATCTGATTTTATAAATCAAGTGTGCTGTTATTTTTACACATGCATATTTGGTTATTTTTGTTCAATGACCTATGCTATTAGTTGCAATAAACTGCCTTATTTTTGTTATGTCAATCCCTTTTCAGTGAGTAGTTTTTTCTCTGCAAGGGGTGTAAATGTTATTAAAGTATGTTTACCCTGAACTACTCCATTGGTTTCAACAGTATACATCTGTAATACTCATGTTGATTTTCTACTAACAAAAGGATTCCATTTAAGCAGCCCGTGATTAGTTGAGACAAGTATGTTAGTAAGCTATTGGGCCAAGAAAAAAGTAATTGATTTCAGTACATTGTGCTGCAAACCTGCAGGATATGATTAAATGCACAGAAATAGAATGGACAAATCATTGTCTTGAATGTGGATACCTTTCTATTCAAtatatttctatgcatttaatcctGTACGAAAGGTGAAATCCAGATGGATAATTTTTGATAAATTGGGCCCAGGATTGTGTCCAAGGTGCTCTATGGCACCATCTAGTGGTCCATTTACTGTGTCCCCAATCAATCAATTGGTGGGCAGTGTGTCTGCAGGGGTGGTGTCCAATTAACCGTCACATCAGGTCATTGTTCTGTTTCTGGAAGGCAGAGGTTTGGTATGTTTGATAGAACTTTGTAAAAACCAAATGTAAGATTTAGGATTGATTTGCATGTCTATGCATGTTGGTAATGGGACATTTAGATCACTAAATTCACATTTAGTTTAGAGTGATTAACACTATGCTTAGCATAATTATATTTTCCCTTTTTGTAATACACATGACTTCCAGTGTTTGTGACACTCAAGGTGTGGGTTGATGGTCAATAGACTTATGTTATGGATTATTATCATATCTGTTGATAGTGGGTGATGCCAGACGATTTACAAGGAcacacttattattcactgtagtATTGTATTTATGACACTGTGACTCTGTAGCAGCTGACCAAGTCACTGCCTTCTGTTTTGACAAACTACAAGCTTCTTGGGCTGGTGTTTCCATAGCTGAATAAATCAGACTTTTATACCAATTCTTGGTATACAGTCTGAAGCAAAGCACTGCAGAATCGTGGTAATGTtccttacaagccagaatgttgaaaaTGACATTTGAACTTACTCTATTGGTTGTCCGTGCAGTTGGTCCTTCAGCTGTTGGAAATTTGAGAGAAAATATCCATGGGAAAGTATTGTTTACTCAGCTTTTTAGCGCACCGGTACTGAAGTAGACATTTCTAGCACTTGGCACAAAACCATGTAAACACCTTGAATTATGTGTGCATGTACTTCCATCTTGTGTGTTCCGTCAGGAGAAAACACATCTTGATTGCCACACACAGAGCCATGTTTTGAAGTCTGTttaatactttcctgtggatattttgtcaTATTCTGACTAGCTGAACGACCAACACCCAGGACAATCATCAGAGTACGTTCcagtaattgtattcaacattcttgACAGACGAGGGACATTTAGTTTTGCCTACACAATTGAAGGCCCACGTTTGTGACAAGAACATTTGGTGCTGTCTGATTACTATATAAGGGCCAGTCTCCAAGATGTCAGTTAGACATTTTCTGTGCTGGATGTGTCTCCTTGTTGCAACTTCTTATAAACCAGATTGGTTTTTGATTGACTTAGTCTGCGAATGCTCTTTTTTGTAAACCTAGACATTACTTTTACAATATGATTTTGTCTTGTGCAGATGATTATGTCTAAGTCCACTTCAAAGCCTTCCAGGCTCTTGGATTTTATGTTCTGTGCTGGCTTTGTGTTGGGGTTCTGTCTCTGTTTCATGGCCATTGCTTACTACAAAGCatatcagatctctcaggagacaGTGCCCTTGTCCTCACGGACCAGCAGCCTCTTGGGTGAGCTCCCTTCAGGTAAATTGGAgctacagtattttttttttttttacacctctcTGAATATCTCCAATACACTCAGCCACatgatcatctctctctctctctctctctctctctctctctctctctctctctctctctctctctctctctcagtacactACTCTGCTGTTGCCACTAATGCCTCAGTCCTCTCGCCAttgcctccctctcccaccccttctTCGGGTCGACTGCTCTGCTGGGTGTTGACCTCACCCCAGACTCTGTGGACCAGAGCTAAACACATAGTGAACACCTGGGGGCCTCGCTGTGACACACTGCTCTTCATGAGCTCTAAGCAGGACCTCCTGTTCCCTGGGACCGTGCTGGCTTTGGCAACAGAGGAGGGACGGGCCAACCTGTACAATAAGACCATGGCCGCTTTCAACTTACTGCATGACGGGTAATGCTCCCACAACACCAGTATGTTCTCCGAATCTCTCTCACATTGATGGAGGACATGATTCTGGTGGTCTAGAATCCATGTGGTATAGGAgatctacagtgcatttggaaagtattcagaccccttcaatttttccacattttgttctgttacagatGTATTCTAAAATTCATAAAAtgaaatatacacacaatatcctataatgacaaagtgaaaacaggtttttagaaatgtttgcaaataccTTAAActgaaacaccttatttacataagtattcagaccctttgctatgagacttgaaattgagctcaggtgcattctattctcattgattatccttgagatgtttcttcaacttgatttggaaaggcacacacgtgtgcacagtgcatgtcagagcaaaaccaagctatgagctcgtaggaattgtccgtagagctctgagataggattgtgtcgaggcacagatctgggaaagggtctcaacatttctgcagcattgaagttccccaagaacacagtggcctccatctttcttaaattgaagaagtttgtaaccaccaagactctcacTAGAGCTACAAAGCaaactggccaaactgagcaatcgggggtgaccaagaacccgatggtcactctgacagagctccagagttcctctgtagagatgggagaatcttccagaaggacaaccatctctgcagcactgcaaCAATCTGTTATTTAtgatagtggccagacggaagccactcttcagtaaaagacacatgacagcccgttgaAGTTTgacaaaagacacctaaaggactctcggaccatgagaaataagattccctggtctgatgaaatcaagattgaactctttggcctgaatgccaagcgtcacgtctgatggaagcatcatgttgtggggatttctttcagtggcagggacagggagactaggcAGTATCGAGGGAaaggaaagatgaacaaagcaaagtacagagttatccttgatgaaaacctgctccagagcgctcaggacctcagactggggcgaaggttcaccttccaacaggacaaagaccctgagcacacagctaaggcaatgcaggagtggctttgggacaagtctcaatgttctTAAGTGGCCTAGCCAGATCCTGGGCTTTAACCTGATCGAACATgaatatagctgtgcagcgaagctcctcatccaacctgacagaacttgagaggatctgcagagaagaatgtgagatactccccaaatacagttgtgccaagcttgtagcatcacacccaataagactcgaggctgtaattgctgccaaaggtgcttcaacaaagggtctgaatacttatgcaaatgtaatattacagtttatatTTTGGACATTTGCAAGAAtgtataaaaaactgtttttgttttgtgatggagtattgtgtgtagattgatttagAAAATAAAGAATTgtataaattttagaataagactggaATGtaagaaaaagtgaaggggtctgaatacttaccaaaTGTATGTAGTGCAATGTGGATGGAAGGGCTGATGACAGACAGGTGACCTATGTAAAGATGCTCTTTTTTTGGTCACCCATCTACATACAATGTCCCAttatttttgcaaacatttctaaaaacattatctcgtttacatgagtattcacacACCGGAATCAATATGTGTTAGAATcatatttggcagtgattacagctgtgagtttttctgggtaagtctctaagaactttgTACACCTGGATGGTACAATATTTATACACGTTTCTTTTTAAAGATCTTTAAgttttgttgatcattgctagacagccattatgaagtcttgtcatagatttctAAAAAATAATTCCACTTCGACTTTATGGggttaatccattttaaattcaggctgtaacacaacaaaatgataGAAAGGTCAAGGGGTGAGGAATGTGTTATGAAAGCACTATTTGTATGTGCTGGTGAAGGAGACAAAGTCTGCCTTCTGTCTTTgaccctcctctttccctccattTCCAGTTACCTAGACAAGGCTGATTGGTTCCTCAAAGCTGATGATGACACCTATGTGATTGTGGAAAACTTGCGTCTGCTCCTGTCTCGGTTCAGCCCAGACAAGCCTGTGTATCTGGGCAGACGTTTTCGCCGCTTTGTCCATCAAGGCTACATGAGTGGTGGTGCTGGCTATGTACTGAGCCGCGAGTCTGTGAGACGCTACGTCAGGGCCCTGCACCATGGAACCTGCACCCAGTCCACCTCTGCAGAGGACCTACTACTGGGCTTCTGCCTCCAGAAGCTGGGAGTCCCGGCAGGGGACTCTAGAGACCACCAACACAGGGAAACCTTCCACCCCCTGTGGCTGGGTAAACTTCTCTGTACCGAAGACATACTGCCCAAATGGTTCCACCAGTACAACTATTACCCTTCCAAAGTGGTAAGTAGGTCTTCACTCTCAGTAGAACACATATCCAATGACCTCCCTTCAGTGCCATTGAGCTTCCTGCTCATCTGTTTTTttcctttctttctcactctgtcAGGGTCCAGACTGTTGCTCCAATTCATCTGTATCCTTCCATTACGTTGAGCCAGTCAGAATGTACATGCTAGATTACTTCCTGTACCATCTCAGTCCAGTGGGGGGCCACAACCCAAAGCTGGGTGAGACCAGAGAGGAATAAGCAGAGACCCCTTTCTATGGATTTGACAGTGACATCCctgataataaataataatatacatgCTCGTACCGTAATTAATGATGTCATTCTCTTGTGAAGAGTTGTCTTGCAAACATTAACCAATGTTGTTACTAAAGTCATTAAGGTCCATGCTAGTTCAAACCAATTCATCATGATCTCGTCTGGATATttgcctagttacagtatgtattcATAAATTGAGTCTGTCATTagtcatagagatcctattaaatactattctaattcctaattataTGGTTAAAATGCTGTCTTCCAGTGACATACTATGTTAGCTGAGGTTCCATATTGGTGGGTGCGATTTAATAAATCAATAATAATTGAACCTCAACCCGGGTAGTTTGAACTGTATAAGAGGCCCCTTGACGCAGGTCTGTTGCGTCATATTATTTCAGAATATATGATAAGAGCTCTGATTTTCAATGTCTTACTTCAGCAGCATCAGCTAACATAATTTGGTAGATCTATGGGCAAGCTGCAATATCTGAACAGAACCTAACATTCTGGCTTGTATATAGGCCTTTTTAACACTCAAGTTGATCCAATAGTGATAATGTCTTGATAAATGATAcactaaacacaaatataaacgcaatgtgtaaagtgttggtcccatgtttcattagctgaaataaaagatcccagccattttccatgtgcacaaaaaagcttctctctcaaatgttgtgcacaaatgtgtttacgtccctgttagtgaatttctccttttccaagatatgccacacctgtcaggtggatgattgtcaagaagcttattaaacaacatgatcattatacaggtgcaccttgtgctggggccaATAAAATggcattctaaaatgtgcagttttgtcacacaatgcaatgccacagatgtctccagttttgagggagcatgcagttGCCATGcatactgcaggaatgtccaccagagctgtgccagataatttaatgttaacttTACTATTATCTACCTCGACGTGGtcttagagaatttagcagtatgtccaaccaggcttcacaaccgcagaccacatgtaaccacaccaacccaggacctccacattcgtcttcttcacctgtgggCTCATCTTAGACCAACCAActggacagttgatgaaactggATTTGcccaaccgaagaatttctgctcaaactgtcagaaaccatctcgggaagttcatctgcgtgctcgtcgttcacaccagggtcttgacctgactgcagttcggtttCGTAACCGACTTCAATGGATAAATGCTCAATTtcatggccactggcacactggagaagtgtggtctttatggatgaatcccggtttcaactgtaccgtgtgtatggcgttgtgtgggtgaacGATTTGCTGATGTctatgttgtgaacagagtaccccatggtggcggtggggttatggtaaggcataagctaaggacaacgaacacatttgcattttatcaatgacaatttgaatgcacagagatactgtgatgagatcctgaggcccattgttgtgccgttcatctgctgccaccaccacctcatatttcatcatgataatgcatggccctatgtcgcaaggatctgcacacaattcctggaagctgaaactgtctcagttcttccatggcctgcatactcaccatacatgtcacccattgagcatgtttggtatgctctggatcgacatatACAGCCgtgtgttccagttccagccaatatccagaaactttgcacagccattgaagaggagtagggtAACAGGCCTAATCAATTaaatgtgaaggagatgtgtcactctGTGTGAGggaaatggtcacaccagatattgacaggttttctgatccacaccctgcCCTTTCttttaaaaggtatctgtgaacaacgtgcatatctatattcccagtcatgcgaaatcaatagattagggcctaatttatttatttcaattgactgatttccttatatgaacgaacaaactaaaatctttgaaatcgttgcatgttgcttttatatatttttttaatccgtGTTGATAAGGAGTTTAATCCATAATGTTTGAACATTAAAGAGGAATGTGTGCGAATGTATTGTGGGGGCATAGGTGTACACTGCTGGTTTGAGATTTAATCAACTAGGAGGGAACATTATGACTTTCGAGGGCAGACCCTTGATAGATAGAGTTTATGACCAATAAAAGGGAAGTCGTATTTTTCAGTACCCAACCAGATCAAGGATGTGTCATTCGCCTCGCCCACTTGTAAGTAAATTGGACACGAGAATTTAGCTTGTTGAGCTGTTGTCAGTTTCAGACAAGATTTGGCAATATTTTGTCAACTGTGTAGCCTGATAACTTTATGTAAACTAAGTTATAATAGCCAACGGTGGATGATCAGGTTGGGCATTTAATAGTTTTATTGTGAACTGAATGCAGGGCTAATATtttagatttatttattttagttcGAGAGAAAAGTTGGAGGAAATCATGGTCATCACAAAAGAAGGCTGGCTGCTAGCAAGAAGCTAACCATGTTGGATACTTAACATAAATATTGAAATACTGGCTAATTTAAACTGAAGAAGAGGTAGCTAAAACTACTGATTGTGATCTTTGATACGGTTGCCTGTCGAAGTGTTTTCTGCTCCTTCATTTTGcacttggaggaggaggagtaggggggggggggatgtcgtGCAGAAGTGAAGCGGCTCGGGGGGGCACCCCTTGTCTACAACCACTTCGAGCCACTGTCCCATTCCAGCTTCACAACAAAGCACAACCGCGCTGCAAAGATTCCAAGACTGGTAAATAAAAATTCTAATTTTGGTGCCAAATAATGTCACTTGCCAAATATTACACTATGGTGGGAATGTCGCTAGAGTTTGCATTTTTATTGCTGTCTATCACTAGTCTAACGGGTATGTGGGCTATCTATAATGATGAACTGTTATAGTATCTTACTGCTTAGCTACATGGGTCTATTTTACGTGCATTAGCCTCTGGCCTTAATTTTTTCTGAACAGACCACCGATTTACAGTGAATATAGCCTAATTTCCACCATGCATCAACCATCCCCCACCCTGCTCAAGCTTGTGTTTTGCTGTGGGTCTCTGTAGGACCCTATAAAATGAAGTGTTATAAAAACAGAAATGTGCTACTTAATTTGAAAATGTCATGTTTTTTCCAATTCATTATTACACCACATAACTGGAACATCATAAATAGTTCTGTCAGTtccatgctttttttttttattacatcaCAAATGATTGGAATGGCATCATAAAGAGTTCTCAGTAAAAGGAACACCTttgtgagaatactattcattgactacagctcagcgttcaatatcgtagtgccctcaaagctcatcaataagctaagtaccctgggactaaacacctccttctgcaactggatcctggacttcctgacgggccaccactaggtggtaagggtaggtaacaacacatccgccacgctgatcctcaacacgggagcccctcaggggtccgtgctcagtcccctcctgtactacctgttcactcatgactgcacggccaggcacgactccaacaccaccattcaatttgccgatgacacaacaatggtaggcctatcaccgacaacgatgagacagcctatagggaggaggtcagagacctggccgtgtgatgccaggacaacaacctctcaacgtggtcaagacaaaggagatgattgtggactacaggaaaaataggactgagcacgcccccattctcatcaacagggctgcagtggagcatgttgagcgcttcaagttccttgctgtccacatcactaacgaactaacatggtccaagcacaccaagaccgtcgtgaagagggcacaacaaaacctattccacctcaggagacatgggtcctcagatcctcaaaaggttctacagctgcaccatcgagagtatcctggttgcatcactgcctggtattgcaactgctcggcctccgaccgcaaggcactagtagtagtgcgaacggcccagtacatcaccggggccaaggttcctgccatccaggacctctataccaggcggtgtcagaggaagacttCAGCcagcctagtcatagactgttcgctACCGCACGGCAAGGGGTACCGGAGCGGCAAGTCTTGGTCcatgaggcttctaaacagcttctacccccaagccatgagactgctgaacatctaatcaactggctacccaggctatttgcaccccccacccccttacaccgctgctactctctgttatcatctatgcaaagtcactttattaactctacctacatgtacatatgacctcgactaaccggcGCACccgcaaattgactctgtacctgtaccctcctgtatatagtctcgctattgttattttactgctgctctttaattagttgttactttaatttattattcatattttttttaaactgcaatgTTGatttaaggacttgtaagtaagcgtttcactgtgaggCTGTTGTATTTGGCTCATGTGACTAATACGATTTgattaaccacgtttccatccagaGTATTAATGCGACTAAAGTGGTACCATATAAAAAATAAGTCACTACAAGTagtttcggtacaattttataaatgccgacAGTTTATTTGTTTGTTGGAAATGGTAGcatctttttgtgtcagtaaaatgtATTATGTGAGAATTACTAGTGGAGATGACTTTATTAGCAATTATGGATATAATAactgcagtggaggctggtgagaggtGCTATAGGAGGATTGGCTCATTGTAAAGACTGGAATGGTATAAATGGAACCGTATCGAACACATCAAATAGGACTCCATTCCGTTACAGcctttacaatgagcccatcctcctatagcttctcacaccagcctccactgaataaccatcatattgaagtGAACTTGGAGTCgagatgatatgttgtgtgtgtgtggtcctctcATTATTACTGGGGGAAAcgatgcagtttattaggctacagatgaaataaattctgaacttcacagggtgatgAAAGTGCATGGTGATCTTGATGCTCTATTCCAATAGATAGAGAATATTGTTCTGGTGACATGattgatgcttgactgccgtttgacaaatacaaatattctcgCTCTTATCCGTTTTAATCTCATCGTGTAGACCAccctacccgcactgtatctttGAGCTGTTTGGTAGAGCCAGAGTAAGCACATGTTCTATTTACCGCATCAGGTTTGGTGACAACTATCAAACATCACATAGCTGTAGTATACGCTACATATCGTGATTATTTTAATCAGTAAAATGGCCTTGATAAATGGTCAGTGttaatatgtttatttttattgccCCAGCTCTAATTGATCCTGAACTCTCTGAAGGTGTTTTAAGAGTGTCATTTAATTACACTACTTACCTCTGTATGTGCCAATGTCGATAGAGGTTTTAAGGGACCTTTGTTTTGGGCCCTGTGGCCTGTAATTCCAGTGTGTTTCAACAGTACACTGTAATGATGCACCAGTAACTCTAGTGCTTGTTCTGTGGTGTTTATTTATACATCCTGTCTGCCCTGGGAAGTGGGGTGGAGGGAAGTGGTATGTATGAGTTGGGGAATAGGTTTCAGGAGTAGAATCGTTGCCAGTCTTGTGCAACATGTCTTTGGAGGGCTTTGCTGTAGGCTCAGTGGCTTGGCTCACACCTGCCAGAGATGACTTACAAAGAGCTGCCAATACACACCTACTTGTACTACGAGCTCACCAAGCCCTACGAGGGGAGGTGGGGGCCGGGGGAGGCCATTTTATGAACTGCTGCTGGTGCAAAAATAGTTTTGAGCCTCCTTTTATGATGTGACTATTTGTTCCAACTACGTTGCACCGGTAGGCTGAGCATTGAGTTTGTCAGAACAATATGCTGTCACACTGGGGCACCGTCACACAAAACAGCCCTCCATACAAGATTAGCATCTGTCTTCTGTTACAAATATTGACGTCATCACACACAATATAAAGCAGAAACGTTTCATATCAGTAAATGTGATGTCTTTTGGCTGTTTCCTTCAGGCGACAGGAGCAAGTCTCGCCCCCCAAAGCCGACCATTCGTCGCACCCTGTCCCTGGATACAATTGTTGGACCATATCTGCAGGGCCGGTGGCCCAAGGAGGCAGAGAGCCAAGGAGTCACCTGTGTCAATGACAAGGCCACACAGGTAAACTCACCGGACTCAGTCACAGCCCAAATGTGAATTTAACATTAACATCCATTAACTCCTATAGATCTGAAACCGAGAGGAATATACTCTTGTCAAGCCTGTGTTGATATTGCTTAAAAGCCATTTTTAGGGCCTCCTACAAATCGCCCTAAAAATGGCTTttgtggtctagggcactgcgtCGCAGTGCTAGcggtgccaccagagactctgggttctcacccaggctctgtcgcagccggccgcgaccgggaggtccgtggggcgatgcacaattggcctagcgtcgtccgggttagggagggtttggccggtagggatatccttgtctcatcgcgcact
This genomic stretch from Oncorhynchus clarkii lewisi isolate Uvic-CL-2024 chromosome 13, UVic_Ocla_1.0, whole genome shotgun sequence harbors:
- the LOC139424035 gene encoding glycoprotein-N-acetylgalactosamine 3-beta-galactosyltransferase 1-like; its protein translation is MIMSKSTSKPSRLLDFMFCAGFVLGFCLCFMAIAYYKAYQISQETVPLSSRTSSLLGELPSVHYSAVATNASVLSPLPPSPTPSSGRLLCWVLTSPQTLWTRAKHIVNTWGPRCDTLLFMSSKQDLLFPGTVLALATEEGRANLYNKTMAAFNLLHDGYLDKADWFLKADDDTYVIVENLRLLLSRFSPDKPVYLGRRFRRFVHQGYMSGGAGYVLSRESVRRYVRALHHGTCTQSTSAEDLLLGFCLQKLGVPAGDSRDHQHRETFHPLWLGKLLCTEDILPKWFHQYNYYPSKVGPDCCSNSSVSFHYVEPVRMYMLDYFLYHLSPVGGHNPKLGETREE